A window of Ignavibacteriales bacterium contains these coding sequences:
- a CDS encoding CoA-binding protein, producing the protein MKTSKKQIDDFLAQKSIALIGVSRNPQDYTRALFRELKQREYHIIPINPYSKEIEGQVCYADIESVKENFDAAIIFTPTVTAEKIIEDLLKKGIKNIWIHNSDINKPALKNLIASLNEKGVNAIQGHCPIMFLPETQFFHRMHGFFVKMVGNYPS; encoded by the coding sequence ATGAAGACTTCTAAAAAACAAATCGATGATTTTCTTGCTCAAAAATCAATTGCACTTATTGGGGTTTCCAGGAATCCACAGGATTATACCCGCGCACTTTTCCGTGAATTAAAGCAAAGAGAATATCACATAATTCCCATTAATCCATACTCAAAGGAGATTGAAGGACAAGTTTGCTATGCTGATATAGAAAGTGTAAAAGAAAATTTTGATGCTGCCATAATCTTTACTCCAACAGTAACGGCTGAAAAAATTATTGAGGATTTGCTTAAGAAGGGAATAAAAAACATCTGGATTCACAACAGCGATATTAACAAACCAGCATTGAAAAACCTGATTGCAAGTTTAAATGAAAAAGGCGTGAACGCAATACAGGGGCATTGCCCAATTATGTTTCTACCGGAAACTCAATTCTTTCATCGGATGCACGGATTTTTTGTGAAGATGGTAGGGAATTATCCTTCCTAA
- a CDS encoding ROK family protein, translating to MKILGIDLGGTNLRVGLVENDKLVRIECKQINSDGTQEEILIDIFSLIEKFPLDEIIGLGIGVPGVVDLKKGIVYEVQNIPSWNEVKLKEYLEEKYHIPVYINNDANCFAAGEKYFGKAKEYKNIVGLILGTGLGAGLILNGKLYSGANCGAGEFGMISYKESILEHYCSGQFFSKFHSKAGGELFQLAKEGNEKALEIFSEFGFHLGEALKLILYSIDPELIILGGSVSKSFKFFKETMWKSIGDFAYSQVKENIKIEVSEVDNIAILGAASLYLDARTL from the coding sequence TTGAAAATATTGGGAATTGATTTAGGCGGCACAAACCTTCGGGTTGGGTTAGTGGAAAATGATAAATTGGTAAGAATTGAATGCAAACAAATTAATAGTGATGGAACACAGGAAGAAATTTTAATAGATATTTTTTCTTTGATTGAAAAATTTCCTCTTGATGAAATTATAGGTTTGGGTATTGGTGTTCCTGGGGTTGTTGATCTGAAGAAAGGAATTGTTTATGAAGTTCAAAATATTCCAAGCTGGAATGAAGTTAAACTGAAAGAATATCTTGAAGAAAAATATCATATTCCGGTTTATATAAATAATGATGCTAACTGTTTTGCCGCTGGAGAAAAATATTTTGGAAAGGCAAAGGAATATAAAAATATTGTTGGATTAATTTTAGGCACAGGGCTTGGTGCCGGATTGATTCTGAATGGGAAACTTTACTCAGGTGCCAACTGCGGTGCCGGCGAATTTGGAATGATCTCTTACAAAGAAAGTATATTGGAACATTATTGCAGCGGACAATTTTTTTCAAAATTTCACAGCAAGGCTGGCGGGGAATTATTCCAACTAGCTAAGGAAGGAAATGAAAAAGCATTAGAAATTTTTTCAGAATTTGGATTTCATCTTGGCGAAGCGCTTAAGCTCATTTTATATTCTATCGATCCGGAGTTAATTATACTTGGTGGTTCCGTAAGCAAATCTTTCAAGTTCTTCAAGGAAACTATGTGGAAATCGATTGGTGATTTTGCTTATTCACAAGTAAAAGAAAATATTAAAATTGAAGTTTCTGAAGTTGATAACATTGCAATACTTGGTGCAGCATCTCTTTACCTTGATGCACGGACTTTATAG
- a CDS encoding sugar MFS transporter: MKRNYFIVALIFLIFFVISFLTNILGPLIPDIINSFKLSLTLVALLPFAFFIAYGVMSIPAGMLVERYKEKSIMIAAFIVAFIGALLFSIFPTYNIAIISLFLIGLGMAMLQVAINPLLRVAGGEEHFAFNSVMAQLIFGGASFLSPYVYTYLVSNLKSVNDSSSTIIKIFANVVPASLPWISLYWLFAFIVFLMIIILILSRFPNVERKEDERAGAWETHKMLFKKKTVILYFIGIFAYVGTEQGTANWISQFLFVYHKYDPQVVGAGIVSWFWGMMTAGCLLGLILLKIFDSRKILIWFVVAAIVFLSVALFGPGQVALYAFPLMGFAASVMWSIIFSLALNSLDSHHGSFSGILCTAIIGGAIVPLIIGWLGDQFGLRTGMLFIYITLGYILSIGIWAKPLIANETISAKRKKGEV, translated from the coding sequence ATGAAAAGAAATTATTTCATCGTAGCCTTAATATTTCTAATTTTCTTTGTAATCTCTTTTTTAACGAATATACTCGGACCATTAATTCCGGACATAATTAACAGCTTCAAACTAAGTTTAACACTGGTCGCATTGCTTCCATTTGCATTTTTTATTGCTTATGGAGTTATGTCCATTCCGGCTGGAATGCTTGTGGAACGGTACAAAGAAAAATCAATTATGATTGCAGCATTTATTGTTGCATTTATCGGAGCTTTACTATTCTCAATTTTTCCAACTTACAACATTGCAATAATTTCTCTTTTCTTAATTGGTTTGGGAATGGCAATGCTGCAAGTTGCAATTAATCCACTTCTTCGTGTTGCGGGCGGTGAAGAACATTTTGCTTTTAACTCAGTTATGGCGCAGTTGATTTTTGGTGGAGCTTCGTTCTTAAGTCCCTATGTTTATACTTATCTTGTTTCAAATCTAAAATCAGTAAACGATAGCAGCAGCACCATCATCAAAATATTTGCTAATGTTGTTCCTGCCTCCCTTCCCTGGATTTCACTCTACTGGTTATTTGCGTTTATAGTTTTTCTGATGATAATCATTCTTATACTCTCCCGCTTTCCAAACGTTGAAAGAAAAGAAGATGAACGAGCCGGCGCCTGGGAAACACACAAGATGCTTTTCAAAAAGAAAACTGTAATTCTTTACTTCATTGGAATTTTTGCTTATGTAGGAACAGAGCAAGGAACGGCAAACTGGATTTCTCAATTCCTTTTCGTTTATCATAAATATGATCCACAGGTTGTTGGAGCCGGAATTGTTTCCTGGTTCTGGGGAATGATGACTGCCGGTTGTTTGCTTGGATTAATTCTTTTAAAAATTTTTGATAGTAGAAAAATATTAATTTGGTTTGTGGTTGCTGCGATTGTTTTTCTTTCAGTTGCATTATTTGGTCCAGGTCAGGTTGCACTTTATGCTTTCCCGTTAATGGGATTTGCGGCTTCGGTTATGTGGTCAATAATTTTTTCACTGGCATTAAATTCTTTAGATAGTCATCATGGTTCATTTTCAGGAATTCTTTGCACAGCAATTATTGGCGGTGCAATAGTTCCTTTAATCATCGGCTGGCTGGGGGATCAGTTTGGCTTACGAACCGGAATGCTTTTTATTTATATAACTCTGGGTTACATTCTTAGCATTGGTATTTGGGCAAAACCATTAATAGCAAATGAAACAATTTCTGCTAAAAGGAAAAAAGGAGAAGTATAA
- a CDS encoding T9SS type A sorting domain-containing protein, whose translation MKISLMVFFLFALFNFNLAQVDSFKVAGFRASRILQSYPENKFPNADYWTMVGKSISGKFKDYQPAGIWIVSLYQGNGITQLNFPSNGLSIPKVTFNSKDLNEEYLTKFDSEGIKVWLQLEPGAAKVDTLIDIVLKRYQHHPCVIGFGIDVEWLDAQSYSGGRSVSNDEAKRWEEKVKSINSGYSLFLKHYASRWMPTSYRGNILFVDDSQDFTTSGHNVSASFNYMANEFTNWGNSFSKNKVAFQFGYKADEWWWSQFNDPMLTIGNKLIQKIPNCAGLFWVDFTINKLFPVTAVEDDDFANNNLNDYDLFQNYPNPFNASTIIGFNILFDEYVMLKVFDLLGNEVKTIVDQYLPAGKYRFTFPSNQSIELSSGIYIYRLISGNHSQSKQLILMK comes from the coding sequence ATGAAAATAAGTTTAATGGTGTTTTTTCTCTTCGCTTTATTTAATTTCAATTTAGCACAGGTTGATAGTTTTAAAGTGGCTGGATTCAGAGCTTCAAGAATTTTACAAAGTTATCCTGAAAATAAATTTCCAAACGCAGATTACTGGACGATGGTTGGCAAATCAATATCTGGAAAATTCAAGGATTACCAACCAGCGGGAATTTGGATTGTTAGCTTGTATCAGGGGAACGGTATAACCCAGCTAAATTTTCCCTCAAATGGATTAAGTATTCCCAAGGTTACTTTTAATAGTAAAGATCTTAACGAAGAATATTTGACAAAGTTTGATTCTGAAGGAATAAAAGTTTGGCTGCAATTGGAACCCGGTGCGGCAAAAGTAGACACACTAATTGATATTGTACTTAAAAGATATCAGCATCATCCGTGTGTTATTGGATTTGGAATTGATGTTGAATGGCTCGATGCTCAATCTTACAGCGGTGGGCGTTCAGTTTCCAATGATGAGGCAAAAAGATGGGAAGAGAAAGTTAAATCCATAAACTCCGGATATTCTCTTTTTCTAAAACATTATGCTTCACGATGGATGCCAACCTCATACAGGGGAAATATTTTATTTGTTGATGACAGCCAGGATTTTACAACTTCGGGTCATAACGTTTCTGCTTCCTTCAACTATATGGCAAACGAATTTACAAATTGGGGAAATTCATTTTCTAAAAACAAAGTTGCATTTCAATTCGGTTATAAAGCTGATGAGTGGTGGTGGAGCCAGTTTAACGATCCTATGTTGACAATTGGAAATAAACTTATCCAAAAAATTCCAAATTGTGCTGGTTTATTCTGGGTTGATTTCACAATCAACAAATTATTTCCAGTTACTGCAGTTGAAGATGATGATTTTGCCAACAATAATTTGAACGATTATGATTTATTTCAGAACTATCCTAATCCATTTAATGCTTCTACAATAATTGGTTTCAATATACTATTTGATGAATATGTTATGTTAAAAGTTTTTGATCTTTTGGGAAATGAAGTTAAGACGATAGTTGATCAATATTTACCGGCAGGAAAATACAGGTTTACTTTTCCATCAAATCAATCAATTGAGCTGAGCAGCGGTATTTATATATACAGACTGATATCCGGTAATCATTCTCAATCAAAACAGCTAATATTGATGAAATGA
- a CDS encoding glycoside hydrolase family 9 protein — MQKTLLIILFCFSTLSSLYPQKSWIRINQLGYTPKAIKVAVLVTKEDYTPVSFQVCNANTNQIVYSSGNIKSFGKFASFEKGHRLDFSDITEEGSYYIKVERLKSPVFRIANDVYKGTADFLLKYMRQQRSGYNPFLKDSCHTHDGFIIYHPTLDSTYIDVKGGWHDASDYLQYVTTSATATYQMLFAYQQNPSAFGDLYDKDGNESANGIPDILDEAKWGLDWLVKMNPKNEMMFNQLADDRDHALYDLPTVDKVDYGKGPGLGRPVYFCTGEPQGVFKYKNKATGIASTAGKYASAFALGSDILKIFYPEFAKMIQRKSVEAYEFGKKNPGVCQTAPCKGSYYYEEDNWVDDMELAAAQLYKITGNKKYLTDAISFGKKEPVTPWMGADTASHYQWYPFLNFGHYLIAAEKKEAANEFIANLKKGIDKVFKRGKNNPFQIGIPFIWCSNNLVSAIITQSNLYFKLTKDKTYQQMEAALRDWLFGCNPWGTSMIVGLPKVGDSPVDPHSGFTLNNKYEIPGGLVDGPVYATIYNKLLGLTLHREDVYKEFQSSYIVYHDDYGDYSTNEPTMDGTAGLIYYLSSMEAEGNK, encoded by the coding sequence ATGCAGAAAACATTACTTATAATTTTATTTTGTTTTAGCACTTTATCATCACTTTATCCTCAGAAAAGCTGGATTAGAATTAACCAGCTTGGATATACACCAAAAGCAATAAAGGTTGCTGTTCTTGTTACCAAAGAAGACTACACACCGGTCTCATTCCAGGTGTGCAATGCGAATACAAATCAAATTGTTTATAGCTCTGGTAATATTAAATCCTTTGGAAAATTTGCCTCCTTTGAAAAAGGACACCGGTTAGACTTTTCTGATATTACTGAAGAAGGAAGTTATTATATAAAAGTGGAAAGATTGAAATCCCCGGTGTTTCGGATTGCAAATGATGTTTATAAAGGAACAGCGGATTTTCTGTTAAAATATATGAGGCAGCAAAGAAGTGGATATAATCCTTTTCTAAAAGATTCCTGCCACACTCACGATGGATTTATAATTTATCATCCAACTCTCGATTCAACTTACATAGATGTTAAAGGCGGCTGGCATGATGCGAGTGATTATCTTCAGTACGTTACAACCTCAGCAACGGCAACATACCAAATGCTTTTCGCTTACCAGCAAAATCCATCTGCGTTTGGTGATTTATATGATAAAGACGGTAATGAAAGTGCAAATGGAATTCCCGATATTCTTGATGAAGCAAAGTGGGGATTGGATTGGTTAGTAAAGATGAATCCTAAAAACGAAATGATGTTTAATCAGCTTGCTGATGATAGAGACCATGCTCTTTACGATCTGCCGACTGTAGATAAAGTTGATTATGGCAAAGGACCCGGATTGGGAAGACCGGTTTACTTCTGTACCGGTGAGCCTCAGGGAGTTTTTAAATATAAAAATAAAGCTACCGGTATCGCATCAACAGCAGGTAAGTATGCTTCTGCATTTGCACTTGGTTCAGATATCCTAAAAATCTTCTACCCAGAATTTGCAAAAATGATTCAACGAAAATCTGTTGAAGCTTATGAATTTGGTAAGAAAAATCCCGGCGTTTGCCAAACTGCACCCTGCAAAGGTTCTTACTACTACGAAGAAGATAATTGGGTCGATGATATGGAATTAGCAGCAGCCCAGCTTTATAAAATTACAGGCAATAAAAAATATCTTACAGATGCAATCAGTTTTGGGAAGAAAGAACCTGTAACTCCATGGATGGGTGCTGATACTGCAAGTCATTACCAGTGGTATCCATTTTTGAATTTTGGTCATTATTTGATAGCGGCTGAAAAAAAAGAAGCTGCGAACGAATTCATCGCAAATCTTAAAAAAGGAATTGATAAAGTATTTAAACGTGGAAAGAATAACCCGTTCCAGATTGGGATTCCCTTTATTTGGTGCTCTAATAATTTAGTTTCTGCAATAATTACACAAAGCAATCTTTACTTTAAGTTAACTAAAGATAAAACATACCAACAGATGGAAGCGGCTTTGCGCGATTGGCTATTCGGATGTAATCCATGGGGAACAAGTATGATTGTAGGTTTACCAAAAGTTGGAGATAGCCCGGTCGATCCGCATTCCGGGTTTACCTTAAATAATAAGTATGAAATTCCAGGTGGTTTAGTTGATGGACCGGTTTATGCAACAATCTATAATAAACTTTTAGGATTAACACTTCACAGAGAAGATGTATATAAAGAGTTTCAGTCATCCTACATCGTTTACCACGACGATTATGGTGATTACTCAACAAATGAACCAACGATGGATGGTACTGCTGGATTAATCTATTATTTATCTTCTATGGAAGCAGAAGGAAATAAATGA
- a CDS encoding ROK family protein: MAVVAIDLISTSITSAVISMAGKVMNKEVIPIENIGGIEVSQLIQKQIKKLLVTYQNDPIQIKCIGISVPGICNSKTGNIWAPNIQGWEDYPLLQDLNTLLKGKNVRVRIDNNRTCSILGEHWLGAAKGCKNAIFLSVGKGIGAGILIDGRILHGFTDAVGAVGWYALLRPYKEYYKEKGSLEYYASGNGILNHAREMISKTDNYSGVLLKKDLKHLTIIELVEAYKQKDSISIKVFKESIEFWGMAVANLISSFNPEIMIFGGNVFGPALLFVEEIKSEAKKWAQPLSINKVKFLPSQLGANAGLFGAGHLAIGKF; the protein is encoded by the coding sequence TTGGCTGTAGTTGCAATTGACCTTATAAGTACCAGCATTACAAGTGCAGTAATTAGTATGGCTGGTAAGGTGATGAACAAAGAAGTTATTCCAATCGAAAATATTGGTGGAATTGAAGTTAGCCAGTTAATTCAAAAACAAATTAAGAAACTTCTTGTAACTTACCAGAACGATCCCATTCAAATTAAATGTATTGGAATCTCTGTTCCTGGAATATGTAATTCCAAAACCGGAAATATATGGGCTCCTAACATTCAAGGTTGGGAGGATTATCCATTACTGCAAGATTTAAATACTTTGTTAAAAGGGAAAAATGTTAGAGTGCGGATTGACAATAACCGCACGTGTTCTATTTTAGGTGAGCATTGGCTCGGTGCTGCAAAAGGTTGTAAGAATGCAATCTTTCTATCTGTTGGAAAAGGAATTGGTGCTGGAATACTTATCGATGGCAGAATATTACATGGGTTTACTGATGCAGTTGGTGCTGTCGGTTGGTATGCTTTGCTTCGTCCATATAAAGAATATTATAAGGAAAAAGGATCGTTGGAGTATTATGCCTCGGGGAATGGAATACTAAATCATGCCAGAGAAATGATTTCAAAAACGGATAATTACTCGGGAGTGTTACTTAAAAAAGATTTAAAACACCTTACTATTATAGAATTAGTGGAAGCCTACAAACAGAAAGATTCTATTTCAATAAAAGTATTTAAAGAAAGTATAGAATTTTGGGGAATGGCTGTAGCAAATCTAATAAGTTCATTCAATCCTGAAATCATGATCTTTGGAGGAAATGTATTTGGTCCAGCACTTTTATTTGTCGAAGAAATTAAATCGGAAGCAAAAAAATGGGCACAACCGCTTAGCATTAATAAAGTAAAATTTCTTCCTTCTCAACTTGGTGCTAATGCCGGATTGTTTGGTGCCGGACATCTTGCTATTGGAAAATTTTGA
- a CDS encoding ROK family protein has product MPVIALDLGGTKLSGAIFTNDGNMLKKNFLALEKRKGKEVGEIIQNLVKELLQFAELQKINIEAIGICIPGIAHSKTGKVWAPNIPGWDDYPLLDEINSIVDGKNIKVTIDSDRACYILGEVWQGSAKGCNDAIFLAVGTGIGAGILTEGKVLRGSHDIAGAIGWLALDRPFYEKYVSCGCFEYHASGEGIARIAKEFLNQEINYEGVLRKINLDNLTARDVFEAYTAKDEIAIKVLNLAIEFWGMTVANLVSLFNPEKIIFGGGVFGPAVQFLDKIMIEARKWAQPISINQVKLEGSVLGGDAGLIGAGYLALK; this is encoded by the coding sequence ATGCCAGTAATTGCTTTAGACCTTGGCGGCACCAAACTTTCAGGTGCAATATTTACAAACGATGGAAATATGCTCAAAAAAAATTTTCTTGCATTGGAAAAGCGTAAAGGAAAAGAAGTTGGTGAAATAATACAAAATTTAGTTAAGGAGTTATTGCAGTTTGCAGAACTTCAGAAAATTAATATTGAAGCAATCGGTATATGTATACCTGGAATAGCTCATTCTAAAACCGGCAAAGTCTGGGCACCTAATATCCCTGGCTGGGATGATTACCCGTTACTTGATGAAATTAATTCCATTGTTGACGGAAAAAATATTAAAGTTACAATTGATAGCGATAGAGCTTGCTATATACTTGGAGAGGTTTGGCAGGGTTCGGCAAAAGGATGCAACGATGCAATTTTTCTTGCGGTTGGAACTGGAATTGGTGCGGGAATTTTGACTGAAGGAAAAGTGCTTCGCGGTTCACACGATATTGCCGGAGCAATAGGCTGGCTTGCGCTCGATCGACCTTTTTATGAAAAGTATGTAAGCTGCGGATGTTTTGAATATCATGCATCGGGAGAAGGAATTGCAAGAATTGCAAAAGAATTTCTGAACCAGGAAATAAATTATGAGGGTGTTCTTAGAAAAATTAATTTAGATAATCTAACAGCGCGGGATGTTTTTGAAGCGTATACAGCTAAAGATGAAATCGCAATTAAAGTATTGAATCTGGCAATTGAGTTTTGGGGAATGACAGTTGCTAATTTGGTAAGCTTGTTTAATCCAGAAAAAATAATTTTTGGTGGCGGAGTATTTGGTCCTGCAGTACAATTTTTAGATAAAATAATGATCGAAGCGAGAAAATGGGCTCAGCCAATTAGTATCAATCAAGTTAAACTTGAAGGCTCGGTTCTTGGTGGAGATGCAGGGCTTATTGGTGCAGGATACTTAGCCTTAAAATAA
- a CDS encoding MFS transporter: MYKKNLVFIAACLGMLLFGVVFLSLGTALTFIKIKFAIDDLTAGSLASSLPFGMLLGSIIFGPVVDRYGYKNLLIICSLLILVAFEGIALAASLLVLQISFFLIGFGGGVINGGTNALVADISSEGKGANLSLLGVFFGIGALGMPIVLGALTKYFTYEAVIASIGALVILPVLFFLVIKFPTPKQTQGFPIKQSLSLIKEGSLILMGFILFFESGLEGTVGNWTTTFLKDKSFSPEDALYVLSVQVAALTLTRLILGGLLKRMRSYIVLIISYACIFAGALVLAYANTFGIAAIAMILLGIGFAAGFPVILGYVSDIYSALSGTAFSIVLVMALTGNTLLNLSVGAISQSMGIKLFPIVLMISVLLMSVFFGVVIKKISIKIKI, translated from the coding sequence ATGTACAAAAAGAATTTAGTGTTCATTGCAGCATGTTTGGGTATGTTACTTTTTGGAGTAGTTTTTCTTTCATTAGGTACTGCACTTACGTTTATCAAAATAAAATTTGCAATTGATGATTTGACAGCTGGTTCTCTTGCATCCTCGCTGCCATTTGGAATGTTACTTGGATCGATCATTTTTGGTCCGGTGGTTGACAGATATGGATATAAAAATCTATTGATCATTTGTTCATTGTTAATACTTGTTGCTTTTGAAGGTATCGCTTTGGCTGCTTCATTATTAGTCCTGCAGATTTCTTTTTTCCTAATCGGATTTGGCGGCGGAGTTATAAACGGTGGAACAAACGCTTTAGTTGCTGACATCAGCTCTGAGGGAAAAGGTGCAAACTTAAGTTTGCTTGGTGTCTTTTTTGGAATTGGTGCACTTGGAATGCCAATTGTACTTGGTGCTTTAACAAAATATTTTACATATGAAGCTGTAATAGCCAGCATCGGAGCATTAGTTATTCTCCCTGTTTTATTTTTTCTTGTTATCAAATTTCCTACTCCAAAACAAACACAAGGCTTTCCAATTAAGCAAAGTTTAAGTTTAATAAAAGAAGGCTCACTTATTTTAATGGGTTTCATTCTTTTTTTCGAAAGCGGGCTTGAAGGAACTGTGGGTAATTGGACAACAACTTTTCTTAAGGATAAAAGTTTTTCACCTGAAGATGCATTATACGTACTTTCGGTGCAGGTTGCAGCATTAACTCTTACCAGGTTAATTCTTGGTGGATTATTAAAGCGAATGCGTTCTTACATCGTCTTGATAATTTCTTATGCATGCATTTTTGCCGGGGCGCTTGTATTAGCTTATGCTAACACTTTTGGAATTGCAGCAATAGCAATGATTTTATTGGGAATTGGATTTGCCGCTGGATTCCCTGTAATACTTGGATATGTTAGCGATATTTATTCAGCATTATCTGGAACAGCGTTCAGCATTGTACTGGTTATGGCATTAACAGGTAATACTTTATTAAATCTTTCAGTTGGTGCAATTTCACAATCTATGGGAATTAAATTATTTCCAATAGTATTAATGATAAGTGTTTTACTTATGTCAGTCTTTTTTGGAGTTGTTATTAAAAAAATATCTATTAAAATAAAAATTTAA
- a CDS encoding sugar isomerase domain-containing protein: MLAKQWLENSRGVMDEIEKTQLDNIKKAAMVMADTIEAGRWVHTFGCGHATLPIEEMYPRIGGFVGFHPMIELPLTFFTNIVGGMSVHQFVFLERVEGYGNEIMKGYNFDPKDCMWLFSHTGINAVNIDVALEAKKKGMKVIVFGSAKEADGKQTRHSCGKTIFELADIVVDTCVPIQDASVPLKNHIDKIGPVSTMAFITAVWMTVCTVAEILADRGVKLYIHPSHNVPGDTTAKERLDEALYEYKRRIAGV, translated from the coding sequence ATGTTAGCTAAACAATGGTTAGAAAATTCGCGCGGCGTAATGGATGAAATTGAAAAAACTCAATTAGACAATATTAAAAAAGCTGCAATGGTTATGGCGGATACAATTGAAGCTGGAAGATGGGTACACACTTTTGGTTGTGGACACGCTACATTGCCAATTGAAGAAATGTATCCCCGCATTGGTGGATTTGTTGGTTTCCATCCAATGATCGAACTGCCTCTTACATTCTTTACAAATATTGTTGGTGGAATGAGCGTTCACCAATTTGTATTTCTTGAAAGAGTTGAAGGCTACGGTAATGAAATAATGAAAGGATACAATTTTGATCCTAAAGATTGTATGTGGCTTTTTTCTCATACAGGAATTAACGCAGTAAACATTGATGTTGCGCTTGAAGCTAAAAAGAAAGGTATGAAGGTTATTGTATTTGGATCTGCAAAGGAAGCGGATGGTAAACAAACCCGGCATAGCTGTGGTAAAACAATTTTTGAATTAGCTGATATTGTAGTCGACACATGCGTTCCGATCCAAGATGCTTCTGTACCTTTAAAAAATCATATTGATAAAATTGGTCCAGTTTCTACGATGGCTTTTATAACTGCAGTTTGGATGACAGTATGTACTGTTGCAGAAATTCTTGCAGACCGTGGAGTAAAGTTGTATATCCATCCATCCCACAACGTTCCAGGTGATACAACAGCAAAAGAACGTTTAGATGAAGCGTTATATGAGTATAAAAGAAGAATTGCCGGTGTTTGA